One window of the Oligoflexia bacterium genome contains the following:
- a CDS encoding metallophosphoesterase family protein yields the protein MKIRFFTSMFFASLTFAILIYNVGCEDRETVGKAPTGHVYLTWQSEDTSRTITVNVHSDLTSSVATVHYDTISHGGVVEDYKYKTSGNYKELKTINRRVHVIELKNLEPNTIYYFTVSNGTAGNGIEKKFKTIPADDSALTFVTGGDMNSSAEMTELNKQAAKYNPDFAMLGGDIAYDDGNLANARKWDEFFSSWDKNMVTRDGLMIPIVLAIGNHEVLGGYNGTFAKAPFYSTYFAQDSKLSYFTRKFGRDTIVYVLDTGHIAKVSGAQTDWLKAQMSKNTSIPNEFAIYHVPLYPSARGFSEQTQMIDGRKYWVPLFDQYKLTTAFENHDHALKRTKLLKNNLPDKDGTLYLGDGCWGKTTRTPDPTRYYLEQTSATRHFWVVKTSSKGAVFTAIDQLGKQKDTTQLAH from the coding sequence ATGAAAATAAGATTTTTCACTTCAATGTTTTTCGCAAGTTTGACTTTTGCAATTTTAATTTACAATGTTGGTTGTGAAGATAGAGAAACAGTCGGAAAAGCTCCGACGGGGCATGTTTATTTAACTTGGCAATCTGAAGATACAAGTCGAACGATCACAGTAAATGTACATTCAGATCTAACATCATCTGTTGCCACAGTTCATTACGATACAATTTCACATGGTGGCGTTGTTGAAGATTATAAATATAAGACCTCTGGTAACTATAAAGAACTCAAAACGATTAATCGTCGAGTTCATGTTATTGAGCTTAAAAACCTTGAACCAAACACGATCTATTATTTCACCGTAAGTAACGGCACTGCGGGAAATGGTATCGAGAAAAAATTTAAAACAATTCCTGCTGATGATAGTGCACTCACTTTTGTTACGGGTGGAGATATGAATTCTTCTGCTGAAATGACTGAGCTCAATAAACAAGCCGCAAAATATAATCCAGATTTTGCAATGCTAGGTGGAGACATCGCCTATGACGATGGCAATTTGGCAAATGCTAGAAAGTGGGATGAGTTTTTTTCCTCGTGGGATAAAAACATGGTGACCAGAGATGGGTTGATGATTCCTATCGTATTAGCTATTGGCAATCATGAAGTGTTAGGTGGTTATAACGGGACATTCGCGAAAGCTCCTTTTTACTCTACGTATTTTGCTCAAGATTCAAAGTTATCTTACTTCACAAGAAAATTTGGTCGTGACACGATTGTTTACGTTCTTGATACCGGGCATATTGCAAAAGTAAGTGGTGCTCAGACTGATTGGCTTAAAGCCCAGATGTCTAAAAACACCTCAATCCCAAATGAATTTGCTATTTATCATGTGCCTTTGTACCCGAGTGCTCGTGGTTTTAGTGAGCAAACACAAATGATTGATGGAAGAAAATATTGGGTACCATTATTTGACCAATACAAACTTACTACCGCATTTGAAAATCATGATCATGCGTTAAAGCGAACAAAGCTTTTGAAAAATAATTTGCCTGATAAAGACGGAACACTTTATTTAGGTGATGGTTGCTGGGGTAAAACAACACGCACGCCAGACCCCACTCGTTATTATCTTGAGCAGACATCAGCTACACGACATTTTTGGGTGGTTAAGACGTCATCCAAAGGTGCTGTTTTCACAGCAATTGATCAATTGGGTAAACAAAAAGATACTACTCAGTTAGCCCACTAA